AGAGTAGGGACCTGTAGAACGAGCGTGAATCTTGTCATCAACCAAATGCACGAGTTTGAGCATATAGGCAACACCGACAGTAATAGCCCGGTCAAAGGGTTCGCCCGTGCGACCGTCATAGACCATGATTTTCCCCGCATTGTCGGGGTTATATACCCAATCCTTAGCAGTTTCGTCTCTGGCTTCTTGGAGTTTGCCGTGAACTAGGCGACGGGAAGTTTCTTCCCCGTACATTTCGTCGAAAGGAGTAATTTTGAACCTGACTCCCAAATTATGACCAGCCCAACCTAGCAAACATTCAAACACCTGACCGACGTTCATCCGGCTAGGTACACCCAAAGGATTAAGAACAATATCTACGGGTGAACCATCGGCTAAATAGGGCATATCTTCAGCAGGCAAAATCCGGGAAATGATCCCTTTGTTACCATGTCTCCCTGCCATTTTGTCACCCACTTGGATTTTGCGCTTTTGAGCTACATAAACCCGAACCACCATATTTGCCCCTGGTGGCAGTTCATCACCTTGTTCACGGGTGAATAACCGGACATCAACTACCCGACCTTTTTCACCATTGGGAACTCGCAGAGAGTTGTCGCGGACATCGCGGGCTTTTTCACCAAAGATAGCCCGGAGCAGTTTTTCTTCTGGGGGTTGGTCTGATTCACCTTTGGGAGTGACTTTACCAACGAGAATATCTCCAGCATCTACCCATGCCCCAATCCGAATAATCCCTTGTTCATCTAATTGTCTGAGGGCATCTTCACCGACGTTGGGAATTTCTCTGGTGATTTCTTCGGGTCCGAGTTTAGTTTGTCGCGCCTCGATTTCGTATTTTTCGATGTGGATTGAGGTATAAACATCTTCCTGCACCAAGCGCTCGGAAATGAGAATCGCATCTTCGTAGTTGTAACCTTCCCAAGGCATATAGGCGACAACGATGTTTTGTCCTAATGCCAGTTCTCCACCTTCTGTAGAGGAACCATCTGCCAATACCTGACCGGCAACGACTTTTTCGCCGATTCTCACCAATGGTTTCTGATTTAAGCAGGTATCTTGGTTAGAACGTTGGTATTTGGAAAGTTTGTATTTAAGTTCTTGGCCTTTTTCAATAACTTGGCTACCACTGGCTGCTGACAACTGACCACTGGCGCGGACACGAATTTCTGTGGCATCAACATAGACTACATCGCCATCGGTGCGGGAAACTATCACCATCCCGGAGTCTCTTGCTGCTTGGGCTTCTAAACCTGTTCCCACTAAGGGGCGTTCTGGTTTTAACAGGGGTACAGCTTGGCGTTGCATATTAGAACCCATCAGCGCTCGGTTAGCGTCGTCATGTTCCAAGAAAGGAATCATGCTGGTAGCTACTGAGACTATCTGTACTGGAGAAACTGCCACGTAATCTACTTGTTCAGGTCCGGTGGTTGTCCAATCTTGGCGATAGCGAACTGGTACTTGTGGTCCTTTGATGTAACCGTTTTCATCTAGGGGAACGTCACCGGTGGCTGTGCGGAGGTCGTCTTCTTCGTCTGCTGTCATGTAGACGGGCGGAACATCGAATAAGACTTTGCCGTTTTCTACTGGTCTAAAGGGTGTTTCTAGAAAACCGTAGAGGTTAACACGGGCATGGGTAGCTAATGAACCAATGAGTCCGGCGTTTGGTCCTTCTGGTGTTTCGATGGGACAAATCCGTCCGTAGTGGCTGGGGTGAATATCTCGAACTGCAAACCCGGCTCTTTCTCTGGTTAGACCACCTGGACCCAAGGCACTGAGGCGGCGTTTATGGGTCAATTCCGCTAGGGGGTTGGTTTGATCCATGAATTGACTTAGTTGGCTTGAACCAAAGAATTCTTTGATGGCTGCTACTAAGGGTTTGGGGTTAACTAGGGATGCGGGAGTCAGAACTTCGGCATCGGATACGGTCATCCGTTCTCGAATAATTCTTTCTAGGCGGTTCAACCCTACTCTGACTTGGTTTTGCAGTAATTCCCCAACGCTTCTGACTCGGCGATTTCCGAGGTGATCAATGTCAT
The DNA window shown above is from Anabaena sp. WA102 and carries:
- the rpoB gene encoding DNA-directed RNA polymerase subunit beta, which codes for MTNDDKYMESAFLLPDLIEIQRSSFRWFLEEGLIEELNSFSPITDYTGKLELHFLGNNYKLKEPKYSVEESKRRDSTYAVQMYVPTRLLNKETGDIKEQEVFIGDLPLMTDRGTFIINGAERVIVNQIVRSPGVYYKSEIDKNGRRTYSASLIPNRGAWLKFETDRNDLVWVRIDKTRKLSAQVLLKALGLSDNEIFDALRHPEYFQKTIEKEGQFSEEEALMELYRKLRPGEPPTVLGGQQLLDSRFFDPKRYDLGKVGRYKLNKKLRLSAPDTMRVLTPGDILAAIDYLINLEYDIGSIDDIDHLGNRRVRSVGELLQNQVRVGLNRLERIIRERMTVSDAEVLTPASLVNPKPLVAAIKEFFGSSQLSQFMDQTNPLAELTHKRRLSALGPGGLTRERAGFAVRDIHPSHYGRICPIETPEGPNAGLIGSLATHARVNLYGFLETPFRPVENGKVLFDVPPVYMTADEEDDLRTATGDVPLDENGYIKGPQVPVRYRQDWTTTGPEQVDYVAVSPVQIVSVATSMIPFLEHDDANRALMGSNMQRQAVPLLKPERPLVGTGLEAQAARDSGMVIVSRTDGDVVYVDATEIRVRASGQLSAASGSQVIEKGQELKYKLSKYQRSNQDTCLNQKPLVRIGEKVVAGQVLADGSSTEGGELALGQNIVVAYMPWEGYNYEDAILISERLVQEDVYTSIHIEKYEIEARQTKLGPEEITREIPNVGEDALRQLDEQGIIRIGAWVDAGDILVGKVTPKGESDQPPEEKLLRAIFGEKARDVRDNSLRVPNGEKGRVVDVRLFTREQGDELPPGANMVVRVYVAQKRKIQVGDKMAGRHGNKGIISRILPAEDMPYLADGSPVDIVLNPLGVPSRMNVGQVFECLLGWAGHNLGVRFKITPFDEMYGEETSRRLVHGKLQEARDETAKDWVYNPDNAGKIMVYDGRTGEPFDRAITVGVAYMLKLVHLVDDKIHARSTGPYSLVTQQPLGGKAQQGGQRFGEMEVWALEAFGAAYTLQELLTVKSDDMQGRNEALNAIVKGKAIPRPGTPESFKVLMRELQSLGLDIAVHKVETQADGSSLDVEVDLMADQAARRTPPRPTYESLSRESLEGDD